The following coding sequences lie in one Nocardioides sambongensis genomic window:
- a CDS encoding maleylpyruvate isomerase family mycothiol-dependent enzyme, with protein sequence MSDREQLVGYIDAWASSVDDFVALLESLSPEEWALPTDLPGWDVRAVAAHTAHLECVLAGRGEEAAEIGEPEHVTGMMGLYTEIGVVNRREVPTATIIEEIRSATAERLRSLRAEPPTDAAATPATIFAGVPWNWGTLLRNRPLDVWMHEQDVRRAVGRPGGMDTPGAQHTADYLAESFGYVVGKRVAPPAGTTAVLAVEGSPEIAVRVDENGRAQRLAETPEAPTVRVEIDRPNFIVAAGGRRAAEPDAVRYVGDADLGARILAALATTPEPSPTSAAGRP encoded by the coding sequence GTGAGCGATCGCGAGCAACTCGTCGGTTACATCGACGCCTGGGCCTCATCCGTCGACGACTTCGTCGCCCTGCTGGAGTCCCTCTCCCCGGAGGAGTGGGCGCTGCCGACCGACCTCCCGGGCTGGGACGTGCGGGCGGTGGCGGCGCACACGGCGCACCTGGAGTGCGTGCTCGCCGGCCGAGGGGAGGAGGCCGCCGAGATCGGTGAACCGGAGCACGTCACCGGGATGATGGGCCTCTACACCGAGATCGGCGTGGTCAACCGCCGCGAGGTCCCCACCGCGACGATCATCGAGGAGATCCGCAGCGCCACGGCCGAGCGGCTGCGCTCCCTGCGTGCCGAGCCGCCCACCGACGCGGCGGCCACGCCCGCCACCATCTTCGCCGGCGTTCCCTGGAACTGGGGCACCCTGCTGCGCAACCGGCCGCTGGATGTGTGGATGCACGAGCAGGACGTCCGCCGCGCCGTCGGTCGGCCCGGTGGCATGGACACGCCCGGCGCCCAGCACACCGCCGACTACCTCGCCGAGAGCTTCGGGTACGTCGTCGGCAAGCGGGTGGCACCCCCGGCCGGCACCACCGCCGTGCTCGCCGTCGAGGGCAGCCCGGAGATCGCGGTCCGCGTCGACGAGAACGGGCGCGCCCAGAGGCTCGCCGAGACCCCCGAGGCGCCGACGGTCCGGGTGGAGATCGACCGACCGAACTTCATCGTCGCGGCCGGCGGCCGCCGGGCCGCCGAGCCCGACGCGGTCCGGTACGTCGGCGACGCCGACCTCGGCGCCCGGATCCTGGCCGCGCTCGCCACCACCCCTGAGCCGTCCCCGACGTCCGCTGCCGGCCGGCCGTGA